From Streptomyces sp. SCSIO 75703:
CCGACGCGGTCCGGACCTCCTTGACGGCGTACCAGCGGTCCCGCCAGTAGTGCTCGGTGAAGACGTCGCCCGGCTCGAAGCGGACGAAGCCGAAGTCCCGCACCCCCTCGCCCGCCCAGGGGGCGCGGAGGGTGAGGTGGGTGCCGTCGTCACCGAGCAGCACCGCCGGGTAGCGGATCTTCGTCCGGCCGGCCTTGACCAGGACGACGTGCGTCACCGGGCCGGGGCCGGGGCCGGCCGAGTTCGTGGACATGGTGTACCTCCGTTGCCCGGATGTGGTGGCCGAGACCGCACGCTAGGGCGGAGGGGCACGGGGGTGCCTCCCATTTTCCGGGGGATGCGGAACAATCGCCATGTGACTCTGAAGATCCACATCTCCGACGGTGCCCCGCCCTACGAGCAGGTGCGCGCACAGATCTCCGAGCAGGCCCGGTCGGGCGCGCTGCCGGCCGGGTACCGGCTGCCCACCGTGCGCGGACTGGCCGACTCCCTGGGCCTCGCCGCCAACACGGTGGCCAAGGCGTACCGGGCCCTGGAGACCGACGGGGTGATCGAGACGCGCGGCCGCAACGGCACCTTCGTCGCGGCGGCGGGCTCGGCCGCCGAACGGGAGGGGGCCGCCGCCGCCCTGGCCTACGCCGAGCGCGCCCGGCGCCTCGGCCTCACCCGGGCCGACGCCCTGGCTGCCGTCGAGGACGCGCTGCGGGCCGTGTACGGCTCGTGACGGCTCGGCCGGCCGGCGTGCCCGGGGTACGGGTCACGGGCAGGCCGGTGCGGCGCGCGGCACGGGCGAAGACCTCCGCGTCGGCCACGGCCGCCGCGTTCGGGTCGTTGTTGAAGTAGGCGTACACGTCGCCGTCCGGCCAGGTCTCGGCGATACGGCCGGCCCAGGTCGCCAGGGAGCGGCGGCCGTAGTGCGGCCAGGCGGCGGCGCGGCCCTCGTGGAAGCGGACGTACCCCCAGTCGGCGGTGCGCCACAGCGGGGCGGCCGGGCGGGCCCGGACGTCGGCCCAGCACAGGGCGGCGCCCCGGGCCTCCAGTACCCGGCGCACCCCGGGCGTCCACCAGGAGTCGTGCCGGGGCTCCACCGCGATCCGCGTGCCCGCCGGGAAACAGGCCAGGCACGCGTCGAGCAGCCCCGGGTCGGCTCGCAGCGTCGGCGGCAACTGGAGCAGCACCGGGCCGAGCCGGTCGCCGAGCCCCGCCGCGTGGGACATCAGCCGCCCGACCGGTTCCGCCGGGTCCCGCAGGCGCTTGACGTGGGTGAGGAAGCGGCTCGCCTTGACCGCGACCACGAAGTCCTCCGGCAGCCGTCCCCTCCAGCCCTCGAAGGTCTCCCGGGCCGGCAGCCGGTAGAAGGCGTTGTCGACCTCGACCGTGGCGAAACCGGCCGCGTACCGCTCCAGCCACAGCCGGACCGGCAGACCGGGCGGGTAGAGGGCGTCCCTCCAGTCCCGGTACTGCCAGCCCGAGGTGCCGACGAACACGGTCATGCCCTCATCGAAACACCGTGGGCCCGCCCCGGCTACAGGGGCCTGTGCCGGTTGTCCCCGGCCGCGCGGAGTCGCCGCCGCCACGGGGGCTGCCGCCGGCCGCGCCGGTCTGCCGCGGTCACGGATGTCCCACCCGGCTGCCCGTGCTCCGCCCCGGACAGAGGCCCGTCCCGGTCATGGGCGCCCGTCCCGGCCGCGGGGGCCCGTCTCGGTCACGTGGGCCCGTCGCGGCTGCGCGGGCCCGCCCCCCCCATCCACGCGGCCCCGCCCACCGCGTTACAAGTAGAGCCCGGCCTCCGCGCCCGCCCGCGGTTCCGGCAGGGCCGTCGGCGAGGTGCCGCGGCGCAGGGCGTACAGCTCGGCCAGGGTCGCCCCCTCGCGGCCGACGCCCTCCTCGGTGCCGAGCCAGTTCACCGCCTCCGGGCGGGTGAGCCGGCCGACCTCGATGCGGGCCAGACAGCGGCCGGGGCGGACCACGGCGGGGTGCAGCCGCTCCAGGTCCTCGTTGGTGGTGACGCCGACCAGGACGTTGCGGCCCTGGCCGAGCAGTCCGTCGGTGAGGTTCAGCAGCCGCGACAGGGCCTGTCCCGCGGTGTGCTTGGCCTCGCCGCGGATCAGCTCGTCGCAGTCCTCCAGGAGCAGCAGCCGCCAGCGGTCCCGGCCCGTCTCGTCCTCCTCGCCGATGGCGATGTCCATGAGGTAGCCGACGTCGGAGAAGAGTCGCTCCGGGTCCAGCACGCAGTCCACCTGGCACCAGTCGCGCCAGGACCGGGCCAGCGTCCGCAGCGCCGACGTCTTGCCGGTGCCGGGCGGCCCGTGCAGGAGCAGCAGGCGGCCCGCGATGTCCTGCGGGGTCGTCTTCATCAGGCGGTCCATCGCGTCCGCCACCGGCGCGGTGTAGTTGCCCCGCACCTCCTCCCAGGTGCCCGCGGAGATCTGCCGGGTGGTGCGGTGCGGTCCGCGCCGGGGGGAGACGTACCAGAAGCCCATGGTGACGTTCTCCGGCGCCGGTTCGGGCTCGTCGGCGGCGCCGTCGGTGGCCTCGGCGACCACCCTGCGGGCCAGTTCGGCGCTGGTCGCGGTCACCGTCACGTCGGCGCCCCGGCTCCACCGGGAGACCAGCAGCGTCCAGCCGTCGCCCTCGGCCAGCGTGGCGCTGCGGTCGTCGTCCCGGGCGGCGCGCAGCACCCGCGCGCCGGGCGGCAGCAGGGTCGCCCCGGAGCGGACGCGGTCGACGGTGGTGGCGTGGGCGTACGGCTGCTCGCCGGTGGCGAAGCGGCCGAGGAACAGCGCGTCGACCACGTCGGAGGGGGAATCGCTGTCGTCGACGTTGAGCCGGATCGGCAGGGCGTCGTGCGGGTTCGCGGGCATGGGGCCCATGATCCGGCAGGGGGCGGCGGGACGCACCCGGTTTCCCGGCCACCCGGGCGTGCCCCGGCTCCGGCGGGCCCTCGCCCCGTGACCCGCCCCGCCGGAGGCCCGGTAACCCGCCCCAGCCCGAGGCCCCGTACCCCGCGCGCCGGAGGCCGCGTGATCCGCCCCGCCGGAGGCCCCCTCACCGCCCGTCGTCCGCCACCCCCGCTCCGCGCGTCCCGCTCGGCGCGGGCCGGAGCCGGCCGCCCAGCCGGCGCGCCCCCCGGACCACGGCGTACCCCTTGGTCAGGGCCCGGTCCCGGGCGTACGCGCGGGTGACCGCGTGCCCCTGGACGAGCCGGGCGAACGCCTCCGGCCCGGTGGAGCGGCGCACGGTGACCCGGCGCAGCGCGTACGGTCCCTGGCGGCGGCGGGCCAGCGCGTTGCCGACGGCGAGCGCCTGCGCGTACCCCGTCTCGCGCACCGCCCGCCGCACCCGCCGGTCGGAGTAGCCGTACGGGTAGGCGAACGAGACGGGTACGGTGCCCACCTGGTCCGCGATGATCTCCTTGCCGTGGATCAGCTCGGACCGCAGCCGCCCGTCGCCGAGTTGGTCCAGTTGCGGATGGGTGTGGCTGTGGCCGCCGATCTCCACGCCGGCGGCGGCCAGCTCCCGTGCCTGGTCCCAGTCGAGCATGGTGTCGAGGGCGCCCCCGGTGTCGTACGGGCCGCGCAGCCAGCCGGTCGTGACGAAGACGGTGGCCGGGAAGCCGTGCGCGGCCAGCACCGGAAGGGCGTACCGGTGCACGCCCTCGTAGCCGTCGTCGAAGGTGATCAGGACCGGCCGCCGTGGCAGGGGCCCCTCCCCGCGCCAGGCGGCGGCCAGCGCCGCCGTGGTGACCGGGGTCAGCCCCCGGTCGGCGATCAGCGCCATCTGCGCGGCGAACGCGTCGGGCGTCACCGACAGGGCCCGGGTGGCGTCGTTCGGGTCGGTGGCCACCGCGTGGTACATGAGCACCGGTACGCGGGGGTCGGCCGCGGTCGCCTCAGTCACGCGCGCCGCCCTCCCGCGGCGGCGCCACGGTGAACGCGGTGGCGCCCCGCCGGGCCCGGACGCTGCCCACCAGGTAGCCGCCGGCCGCGGTGAGCACCCCGGCGACGATCGCGCCCGCCCGGCCCGCGCCGCCCGGCCGGGCCAGCACGGCGTCCCGCAGCCCCCGGACGACCCCCGCCGGCAGGGTGCGGGTGGCGTACCGGCGTTCCGACTCCAGCCCCCTGGCCACCCCGACGCTGCGGGCGACCAGGGCCTTGGACAGGCCCTCGGCGTAGGTGCGGGAGCGGAAGTAGCCGAAGTGCTCCCGTGCCCCGGGCACCCGGTGGTGGATCACCGCCCGGTCGTCGATGAGGAGCACCGCGTCGGGGCGGGCGCGGCTGAGCCGGATGCACAGTTCCGTCTCCTCGCAGCCCAGCGGGCGCCGGTCGCCGTCGCGTCCGATACCGGTGGCGAAGCCGCCCGCCGCGTCGAACGCCTCCCGCCGGAAGGAGGCGTTGCCGCCGAGCACGTTGCGCACCCGGACCCGGCCGGGCGGCAGGCCGCGGTACGTGCAGCCCACCACCCAGTCGAACTCCTCGGGGAACCAGACGGGCCGGCGTCCCGACGCCCAGACGGGCAGGGTGCGCCCGCCCACGGCCATGACCCGCGGGTCGGCGTACGCCTCGGTCAGGTGGTGCAGCCAGTCGCGTTCGGCCACGGCGTCGTCGTCGAGGAAGGCGATCACCTCGGCGCGGGAGGCGGCGATCCCGGTGTTGCGGCCGGCGGACAGCCCGCGCGGGCCGGCGTTCGCCAACACCCGTACGGGTACCGGGCCTTGCGGCGACGGCGACGGCGACGACGGTGGCACCGGCACCGGCACCGGCGCGCGCCCCGGCCCGCCCCCCGCGTCGGGGCCGCTGACCGGGCCTCCGCCCCGGCCGCCCGCGACCGGGCCGCCATCCTCCCCGCCCCCGTCCGGGCCGTCCGCCCCGCCCCCCGGGTACCGAGCGGCGAGCCGCCTCCGCAGGGCCTCGTTGTGGTCGACGACCAGCAGGATCTCCCGCGGGGGCCGGGACTGCGCCCGCACCGAGGAGACGGCGGCGAGGACGTCCTCCCACCGCTCCTCGGTGTAGGCGCAGATCACGACGGACACGGTGGGACGGCTCAAGACGCCTTCCCCCGGGCCGTGCCGAGCACCGGCGAGTGGGCACGGCTGCGCAGCGCACGGCGGTTGGAGCGTTCGGCGAGGATCACTCTGAGCACCCGCAGCCCGTCGCGCACCGCCCGCAGATTGCTCACGCCGTGGATGCGCAGGTACTCGTGGCTCGGGATCTCCTGCACCTTCAGTCCGGCCTTGACGACGCGGATGTTCATCAGCGTCTCGACCTCGAAGCCGGTGCAGTCCAGGTCGATCTTGTCCAGGCAGTGCCTCCAGAACGCGTTGTAGCCGTAGCACAGGTCGGTGTAGCGGGCGCCGAACTTCCGGTTGACGACCGCGCACAGGGCGCGGTTGCCCAGCTTGCGGATGAAGGTCATGTCGTCGGTGCCGCCGCCGTTGGCGAAGCGGGAGCCCTTGGCGAAGTCGGCGCCGGAGACGAGGGCGGAGACGTACGAGACGATCTCCTGCCCGTCGGCGGAACCGTCGGCGTCGACCATGACGATGATGTCCCCGGTGCACTCCCCGAAGCCGGTGATCAGCGCGTCACCCTTGCCCTTGCCGCGCTGCTCGACCACCTTGACCTGCGGCCACAGCTCCCGGGCGACCTCGACGGTGGCGTCGGTGGAGTTGCCGTCCACGAGGACGACCTCGTGTATCCAGTCGGGCAGCGTCTTGAAGACGTAGGGAAGGTTCTCCGCCTCGTTCATGGCCGGGATGACCACGCTGACGGGCGGTGCGATGGCCAGGTGCGAGGAGACGGGCCGGTAGGCAGCGGCCGGTGACGGGCCGTCGGCACGCGGCACCGGCCGCAGAACTGAGCTCATGAGTGTGGTCCCTCTCGTCCGGCGGACCGCCCGCCCCAGGGGCGGTCCGGCTCTGTGTCCGGTTCGAAAGGGGGGTTCTCGCCCAGGGCACGGCGGGATGGTTCTCCGCCCGTGCCGGGCGAGTTGGCAAAGCCCGCCGGTGCCGGAAGGAAACGGCAGCCGACCGCGCGGCACGGCCCGGCCACCTGTGCGGTCGCCGAGCACGGCACCCCCCTGCCGCGCTCCGCGCCGGGTCCGCCGTGGCCCCGAGCCCTCCCCTGGGCCGTGTGCCGACGTTCCGACGCGGGAGATGTATGACGGTATTGACGATGGAAGCCGTATGACAAGACCTGGAACGGGCCTCACCCTTTGGCTGGTTTGACGGTCATCCGCCTGCCGCGGACGGCGAGTTCGCGCCGAAGATCCCCCGATCCCCTCCGGACTCCGTCGGCGCGCATGGCCGAATTGCCCCCCGAAGCCCCGGATGCCGGGCCCAAATGTGACGCAGTCCGGCAGGCGCCGTCAAGAAGGCCCTGGGCCCCTGGCCGGAACTGGTCCGAGTTTGAACGAACCTGGCCGGGCACACTTTTGGCATGGACACTTCCGGTCAACGCGCGTAGCTGCTATCACAGTTACCGCAGAGATCCTGCTAAAGGGAGGTTCCATGAGACGTTACCGACTTGTCGGCATCCTGAGTTCCCTTCTCCTCGCGGCCGGCGCCGCCCTCGGCGGCGCCGCCGCCGCGAACGCCGCCGGAACCGCGGCATCCGGCGGCTATGTGGCGCTGGGCGACTCCTACTCCTCGGGGGTCGGAGCCGGTTCGTACATCGCCTCCAGCGGCGACTGCAAGCGCAGCACGAAGGCCCACCCGTATCTGTGGGCGGCGGCGAACTCGCCCACGTCCTTCGACTTCACGGCCTGCTCGGGCGCCCGAACGGGTGATGTCCTGGCGGGTCAGCTCGGACCCCTCAGCTCCTCCACCGGACTGGTTTCGATCAGCATCGGCGGAAACGACGCCGGTTTCGCCGATGTCATGACGACCTGTGTGCTCCAGTCCGACAGTGTCTGTCTGTCCCGGATCGCCACCGCCACCTCGTACGTCGACTCGACGCTGCCCGGCAACCTCGACGGCGTCTACTCCGCCATCCGCTCCAAGGCACCGAACGCCCGGGTCGTCGTCATCGGCTACCCGCGCTTCTACCAGCTCGGCACCTCCTGCATCGGCCTCTCCGAGACCAAGCGGAAGGCGATCAACGACGCTTCCGACCGCCTCAACAACACGATCGCCAAGCGCGCCGCCAACCACGGCTTCGCCTTCGGCGACGTCCGCACGCCCTTCACCGGGCACGAGATCTGCTCCGGCAGCGCCTGGCTGCACAGCGTGAACTGGCTCAACATCGGCGAGTCGTACCACCCGACCGCGGTCGGCCAGTCCAGCGGCTACCTGCCGGTCCTCAACAGCCGCGCCTGACCCGGGCCGGACACCGGCCCCCGCGTCCCGCCCCGCTCGCGGGCGCGGCCGAGCGGAAGGAGAAGGAGCGGCACGGAGCACACAGGGGGAGGTCCCGCCGGCGCTGGGACCTCCCCCTCGCTCCTCCGGTCCGGCTCCGCCACGGCGGGATCGTTTCCCGGTCCGTCCCGCTGACGCTTTCGGCCCGCGCGTCCGTACTCCCTCCGAGAAGCGGGTCCGCCGAGCGGGCGGAACGGGTGGGAGGGGTGGCGTGGACGCGGACGCGTTGCTGACGCGCGTGGCCCGGGGCGACCGGGGCGCCTTCGAGGCGCTGTACGCACTGGTCTCCGGACCGGTGTACGGACTCGCGCTGCGCGTGGTCCGCGATCCCGCCCAGGCCGAGGAGGTCGCCCAGGAGGCCCTGCTCGAACTCTGGAGCTTCGCCGCCCGCTTCGACCCGGCCCGGGGCGGCGCGCTCGCCTGGACCCTCACCCTCGCCCACCGCCGCGCCGTCGACCGGGTCCGCAGCGCCCGTGCCGCCGGCGAACGCGACCGCCGCGAGGCCCGCCGCTCCCACCACCCCGCCTTCGACCAGGTCGTGGAGGAGGTCGAGGCCGGCCTCGAACGCGAGGAGGTGCGCCGCTGCCTGGACCGGCTCACCGCGCTGCAACACCAGTCCGTCACGCTCGCCTACTACGACGGCTACACCTACCGCGAGGTCGCCGAACGCCTCCGCGTACCGCTCGGCACGGTCAAGACCCGGATGCGGGACGGCCTCGGCCGGCTCCGCGCCTGCCTGGTGGGCGCCGTATGAGACTCCCGCGCCGTCCGCCCCGCCCCGGCGACGACCTCGACCTGTGCTCCCTCGCCGCCCCCTACGCCCTCGACGCCCTGGACCACGCCGAACGCGACCGGTACGAGCGTCACCTGGCCGCCTGCCCGGACTGCTCCGCCGAGGTGCGGACGCTGGCCGAGGACACCGTCCGGCTGGCCCGGTCCACGGCCGTCCCCGCCCCGGCCGCGCTGCGCGCCCGGGTGCTGACCGCCGTACGCGCCACCCCGCAGGAGCCCGCTACCCCGCAGGAGCCCGCTACCCCGCAGGAGTCCGCCGCTCCCCGGGGGCCCGCGGGCTCACGGGGAGGGGCCGCCCGGCGGCGGCGCGCACGCCGTCCGTCCCGGGCGGGGGCCGCACGGGACCGGCGCGACCGCCCGCGCCCGGCGTCCGGGCCGCGGTTCCCGCTCGTGCCGTTCGCCACGACCACCGCCGCCGCGGCCCTCGTCGTCGCCGCCCTCTTCGCCGTCCAGGTCCACCGGACGCAGGAGGAACTGGACACCGCCCGCGACCGGGCACGTGAGATCGCCCACGTTCTCGCCGCCCCGGACGCGCGGGCCGCCGGCGGAGCCGACGAGGCGGGCGGTGTCCTCGGCGTGGTCGCCTCCGCCTCCGAGGGGCGCGCGGTGGTGACCTTGGGTGGTTACGGACGCCCCACGGGCGACCGCGTGCACCAACTCTGGCTCGTGCGCCCCGGCGCACCCCCACGCTCCCTCGGGCTCCTCGACGGCGGGACGCCCCTGCTCGCATCGGGCCTGGAACGAGGCCCCGCGTCCCTTGCCGTCACCGTCGAGCCCGGCGGGGGGTCCGCTCGCCCCACCGGCACCCCGCTTGTCCAAGTCGCCCTGGAATCGGTCGGATTCGGAGGGTAATCGTCAACCCCCTTACGGGGAAGGTGAATCCTGTGGGCGCGATACACGTCCGCCCCGGCGGGGCGATAGGGTTACCCTGCCCGGGGCCGGGCGGACGTGTACGGGTGGGGAGTGACATGGAACAGATAACAGCAGTGCGACGCAGGGCCAGGGTCCCTGCCATCACCTGCGGGGGTGCGGCGACCAGTTCGCGTCTCGACCGTCACCTCGCGGTGCTCGGAGGGCCCGCCCTCCCCCAGCGGGAGACGGTGGAGGCCACGTCCCTGATGCGTGAGCTGATCGCCCGCGACGCCGTGCACGAGCCCGGCGGACGGCGGGCCAGGGTGCGCCGTGTCTCGCTCTTCGCGCCCCTGCGACGGCTGCGCCGCTCGCTGTTCGGCAGCCACTGAGGCCCGCGCCACGGCGGTCGCACCGTCCCGGCGCTCCCACGGCGGCAGGCCATCCCGGCGCACCCAGCGCGGGCGGCCCGACCGCGCCGCCTCCCCGCCCCGCGGCCCGGCGGCACATCCGGCCCCACGGCACGACCCGTACGGCTCGACGGTTCCGGCGTCACCGCGGTGACGGCGGTCGGCTCCACGCCGACCCGGGACCGGCACGTCCAGCGACACCCGACGGCCCGGCCCCGCGCCGGTCCGTCCCACGACGCCCGACACCTCCGCCCAGGCCCCCGGCACACCCCGCGCACCCCCCCGGGCAAGGCGCGCCCCCCCCGGTCCGTACGGAGCACGCCTCACAGCAGGGTCAGCTGGCCCTCCGGTCCTTCCTCCCGTGCGTCGAGCACCGAGGACGGCCGTCGGGCAGCCGGGGGCACCGGCAGCACGCCCGTCCCGCGCAGTTCGCCCGCCGTGACCCGCTCCGTCACCGTCACCTCCGGCCACGCCGCGCGCACGTCGGCGAGCAGCGCGAGGACCGTGATCAGCTCCAGCAGCTCCGAGGTCCACGCCTGCGGCCAGGACGCCGGGCCGATCGCCGCCAGCGTGCCCGGCTCCCCGGCCTCCGTACGGGCCGCGAACCAGCGCTCCAGCACCCGGCCGCCGCCCGCCTCGAACTCCCACGCCGCACGCGGCACCGGAGAGACCCGGCCCTCGCCCAGCGTCAGGGCCTCCGCCTCCGCGTCGTACCCGAGGCCCGGGGGGCGCGCGGGCAGCGGGGCGCGGACGTAAGGGCGGCGCCCGCCCGGCAGCTTGGGCCGCTCCCCGTCCCGGCACATCAGCCACAGCGCCCGGCGGCCCAGCGCCACCCCGCGCTCCCACAGCCCCGGATCGCGGGTCAGCGGCACCCCGCCGTCCGGCCGGGCCGCCACCACGATCCACGCCAGCACGTCCAGCGCGTCGGGCCGCCGGCCGAGCCGGGCCCCCAGATGGTCCAG
This genomic window contains:
- a CDS encoding GntR family transcriptional regulator — its product is MTLKIHISDGAPPYEQVRAQISEQARSGALPAGYRLPTVRGLADSLGLAANTVAKAYRALETDGVIETRGRNGTFVAAAGSAAEREGAAAALAYAERARRLGLTRADALAAVEDALRAVYGS
- a CDS encoding DUF72 domain-containing protein codes for the protein MTVFVGTSGWQYRDWRDALYPPGLPVRLWLERYAAGFATVEVDNAFYRLPARETFEGWRGRLPEDFVVAVKASRFLTHVKRLRDPAEPVGRLMSHAAGLGDRLGPVLLQLPPTLRADPGLLDACLACFPAGTRIAVEPRHDSWWTPGVRRVLEARGAALCWADVRARPAAPLWRTADWGYVRFHEGRAAAWPHYGRRSLATWAGRIAETWPDGDVYAYFNNDPNAAAVADAEVFARAARRTGLPVTRTPGTPAGRAVTSRTRPAARPRRQPGRRPG
- a CDS encoding DUF5925 domain-containing protein, producing MPANPHDALPIRLNVDDSDSPSDVVDALFLGRFATGEQPYAHATTVDRVRSGATLLPPGARVLRAARDDDRSATLAEGDGWTLLVSRWSRGADVTVTATSAELARRVVAEATDGAADEPEPAPENVTMGFWYVSPRRGPHRTTRQISAGTWEEVRGNYTAPVADAMDRLMKTTPQDIAGRLLLLHGPPGTGKTSALRTLARSWRDWCQVDCVLDPERLFSDVGYLMDIAIGEEDETGRDRWRLLLLEDCDELIRGEAKHTAGQALSRLLNLTDGLLGQGRNVLVGVTTNEDLERLHPAVVRPGRCLARIEVGRLTRPEAVNWLGTEEGVGREGATLAELYALRRGTSPTALPEPRAGAEAGLYL
- a CDS encoding polysaccharide deacetylase family protein, yielding MYHAVATDPNDATRALSVTPDAFAAQMALIADRGLTPVTTAALAAAWRGEGPLPRRPVLITFDDGYEGVHRYALPVLAAHGFPATVFVTTGWLRGPYDTGGALDTMLDWDQARELAAAGVEIGGHSHTHPQLDQLGDGRLRSELIHGKEIIADQVGTVPVSFAYPYGYSDRRVRRAVRETGYAQALAVGNALARRRQGPYALRRVTVRRSTGPEAFARLVQGHAVTRAYARDRALTKGYAVVRGARRLGGRLRPAPSGTRGAGVADDGR
- a CDS encoding glycosyltransferase family 2 protein, yielding MSRPTVSVVICAYTEERWEDVLAAVSSVRAQSRPPREILLVVDHNEALRRRLAARYPGGGADGPDGGGEDGGPVAGGRGGGPVSGPDAGGGPGRAPVPVPVPPSSPSPSPQGPVPVRVLANAGPRGLSAGRNTGIAASRAEVIAFLDDDAVAERDWLHHLTEAYADPRVMAVGGRTLPVWASGRRPVWFPEEFDWVVGCTYRGLPPGRVRVRNVLGGNASFRREAFDAAGGFATGIGRDGDRRPLGCEETELCIRLSRARPDAVLLIDDRAVIHHRVPGAREHFGYFRSRTYAEGLSKALVARSVGVARGLESERRYATRTLPAGVVRGLRDAVLARPGGAGRAGAIVAGVLTAAGGYLVGSVRARRGATAFTVAPPREGGARD
- a CDS encoding glycosyltransferase family 2 protein, translated to MSSVLRPVPRADGPSPAAAYRPVSSHLAIAPPVSVVIPAMNEAENLPYVFKTLPDWIHEVVLVDGNSTDATVEVARELWPQVKVVEQRGKGKGDALITGFGECTGDIIVMVDADGSADGQEIVSYVSALVSGADFAKGSRFANGGGTDDMTFIRKLGNRALCAVVNRKFGARYTDLCYGYNAFWRHCLDKIDLDCTGFEVETLMNIRVVKAGLKVQEIPSHEYLRIHGVSNLRAVRDGLRVLRVILAERSNRRALRSRAHSPVLGTARGKAS
- a CDS encoding SGNH/GDSL hydrolase family protein, whose protein sequence is MRRYRLVGILSSLLLAAGAALGGAAAANAAGTAASGGYVALGDSYSSGVGAGSYIASSGDCKRSTKAHPYLWAAANSPTSFDFTACSGARTGDVLAGQLGPLSSSTGLVSISIGGNDAGFADVMTTCVLQSDSVCLSRIATATSYVDSTLPGNLDGVYSAIRSKAPNARVVVIGYPRFYQLGTSCIGLSETKRKAINDASDRLNNTIAKRAANHGFAFGDVRTPFTGHEICSGSAWLHSVNWLNIGESYHPTAVGQSSGYLPVLNSRA
- the sigK gene encoding ECF RNA polymerase sigma factor SigK produces the protein MDADALLTRVARGDRGAFEALYALVSGPVYGLALRVVRDPAQAEEVAQEALLELWSFAARFDPARGGALAWTLTLAHRRAVDRVRSARAAGERDRREARRSHHPAFDQVVEEVEAGLEREEVRRCLDRLTALQHQSVTLAYYDGYTYREVAERLRVPLGTVKTRMRDGLGRLRACLVGAV
- a CDS encoding anti-sigma factor gives rise to the protein MRLPRRPPRPGDDLDLCSLAAPYALDALDHAERDRYERHLAACPDCSAEVRTLAEDTVRLARSTAVPAPAALRARVLTAVRATPQEPATPQEPATPQESAAPRGPAGSRGGAARRRRARRPSRAGAARDRRDRPRPASGPRFPLVPFATTTAAAALVVAALFAVQVHRTQEELDTARDRAREIAHVLAAPDARAAGGADEAGGVLGVVASASEGRAVVTLGGYGRPTGDRVHQLWLVRPGAPPRSLGLLDGGTPLLASGLERGPASLAVTVEPGGGSARPTGTPLVQVALESVGFGG
- a CDS encoding type ISP restriction/modification enzyme; translated protein: MPGVTHDDAPPLADLMPWSVAPPRLGRGWPAGPDPLSLARRWEALLAAEGPDRAALFEPSRSRTLDTRVGRLPGGAGGTGRLARAAGRCPEPVRVLRAPFDEQWLIPDHRLIDAARPELWRVADERQVFLVELPDGPGPRILATPLLPLAAPARVRPLFRRPGGSEPNLAPGLLDHLGARLGRRPDALDVLAWIVVAARPDGGVPLTRDPGLWERGVALGRRALWLMCRDGERPKLPGGRRPYVRAPLPARPPGLGYDAEAEALTLGEGRVSPVPRAAWEFEAGGGRVLERWFAARTEAGEPGTLAAIGPASWPQAWTSELLELITVLALLADVRAAWPEVTVTERVTAGELRGTGVLPVPPAARRPSSVLDAREEGPEGQLTLL